In Zea mays cultivar B73 chromosome 7, Zm-B73-REFERENCE-NAM-5.0, whole genome shotgun sequence, the following proteins share a genomic window:
- the LOC103633262 gene encoding cysteine-rich receptor-like protein kinase 6 isoform X2, which yields MAHHLMTLAAIVAAVVLLLPCATGYPWAFCGENNNFKANSSYQSHLSLVAATLPKNASTSPDLFATAVVGTIPRQLWAMGLCRGDVDGTACFNCLTQAFRDLPNHCSYNKDATMYYDPCMLHYSNNQLIPDDDSGDFYTINSTAAVNSDPVGFNRLVAALVNATADYAAHKSTRRFATGETTAGSVSEEFPKLYSLAQCTPDMKAARCRECLAALISQSLDAFQNLTLGRVLWINCTYRYEAAPFFNGPAMVQIAVPSSSVPVPAPAPTLAPAIQPSYGTPAAVAGVGGRKYNLPGVVVAVVLTTVTALNLVVCLCFWRRRRRRRGPTAQAKQPYPTYSVEAEDTEMVDSMMIDVATLRAATGDFDESNKLGEGGFGAVYKGVLPDGDEIAVKRLWQCSTQGLDELKNELALVAKLKHKNLVRLVGICLEQQERLLVYEFLPNRSLDLILFDAEKREQLSWEQRYRIINGIARGLQYLHEDSQLRVVHRDLKASNVLLDANMNPKISDFGLARIFGRDQTQAVTDRVVGTHGYMAPEYMMRGNYSTKSDAFSFGVMVMEIITGRKNGCCNSGMSDDLLTTVWEHWDAGTAMETVDPFMAAAGIFSEVDVLRCIHVGLLCVQPDPAARPVMSSVLVMLGCDTITLQAPSKPMLFLPRNTAGNTTLSTVSLQG from the exons ATGGCGCACCATCTTATGACCCTGGCCGCCATTGTCGCAGCGGTCGTGCTGCTCCTGCCCTGCGCCACGGGTTATCCATGGGCCTTCTGCGGCGAGAACAATAACTTCAAGGCCAACAGCTCCTATCAGTCCCATCTCAGCCTCGTCGCCGCCACCTTGCCCAAGAACGCCTCCACGTCCCCGGACCTCTTCGCTACCGCTGTCGTCGGCACCATCCCGCGGCAGCTCTGGGCTATGGGGCTCTGCCGCGGCGACGTCGACGGCACGGCCTGCTTCAACTGCCTCACCCAGGCCTTCCGAGACCTACCGAACCACTGCTCGTACAACAAGGACGCCACCATGTACTACGACCCCTGCATGCTACACTACTCCAACAACCAGTTAATCCCCGACGACGACTCGGGAGATTTTTACACCATCAACTCCACAGCAGCTGTCAACTCGGATCCAGTGGGGTTCAACCGTCTCGTGGCCGCGCTCGTGAACGCCACCGCCGACTACGCCGCGCACAAGTCCACGCGGCGGTTCGCCACGGGCGAGACAACGGCCGGCTCCGTCTCGGAGGAGTTCCCCAAGCTGTACAGCCTAGCGCAGTGCACGCCCGACATGAAGGCGGCGCGGTGCCGAGAGTGCCTTGCGGCGCTCATATCGCAGTCGCTGGACGCGTTCCAGAACCTTACCCTAGGCCGGGTGCTTTGGATCAACTGCACCTACCGCTACGAGGCCGCGCCCTTCTTCAATGGACCGGCCATGGTGCAGATAGCAGTGCCGAGCTCATCTGTACCcgtgccggcgccggcgccgacgTTAGCGCCAGCTATCCAGCCATCTTATGGGACGCCGGCGGCGGTGGCCGGAGTAG GGGGGAGGAAGTACAATTTGCCGGGCGTGGTTGTTGCAGTCGTGCTGACTACAGTAACAGCCTTGAACCTCGTAGTTTGCCTCTGTTtctggaggcggcggcggcggcggcgtggacCAACAGCACAGGCGAAGCAGCCAT ATCCCACGTACTCCGTCGAAGCAGAGGACACAGAAATGGTGGACTCCATGATGATCGACGTCGCTACCCTACGAGCTGCAACGGGTGATTTTGACGAGAGCAACAAGCTCGGCGAAGGCGGTTTCGGTGCTGTGTACAAG GGCGTCCTCCCGGACGGCGACGAGATAGCTGTGAAACGGTTGTGGCAGTGCTCGACTCAGGGACTGGATGAGCTGAAGAACGAGCTCGCGCTGGTAGCCAAGCTGAAGCACAAAAACCTCGTCAGGCTCGTCGGCATCTGCTTGGagcagcaggagcggctgcttgtCTACGAGTTCCTCCCCAACCGTAGCCTAGACCTGATCCTTTTCG ATGCCGAGAAACGTGAGCAGCTTAGCTGGGAGCAGAGGTACAGGATCATAAACGGCATCGCCCGAGGCCTGCAGTACCTCCACGAGGACTCCCAGCTTCGAGTAGTCCACCGTGATCTCAAGGCCAGCAACGTCCTGCTAGACGCAAACATGAACCCCAAGATCTCGGACTTCGGCCTCGCGAGGATCTTCGGGCGGGACCAGACGCAGGCCGTCACGGACCGCGTCGTTGGCACCCA TGGATACATGGCGCCGGAGTACATGATGCGCGGGAACTACTCCACCAAATCGGATGCTTTTAGCTTCGGCGTCATGGTGATGGAGATCATCACGGGGAGGAAGAACGGCTGCTGCAACTCCGGGATGTCTGATGATCTCCTCACTACc GTATGGGAGCACTGGGATGCCGGGACGGCGATGGAGACGGTGGACCCGTTCATGGCGGCGGCCGGCATCTTTTCTGAAGTCGACGTGCTGAGATGCATTCACGTAGGGCTCCTCTGCGTGCAGCCAGACCCGGCGGCCCGGCCGGTTATGTCGTCGGTTCTCGTGATGCTCGGGTGCGATACCATCACTCTCCAGGCCCCGTCTAAGCCCATGTTGTTTCTTCCCAGGAATACCGCAGGCAACACCACCTTGTCGACGGTGTCGTTGCAGGGTTAG
- the LOC103633262 gene encoding cysteine-rich receptor-like protein kinase 6 isoform X1, which produces MAHHLMTLAAIVAAVVLLLPCATGYPWAFCGENNNFKANSSYQSHLSLVAATLPKNASTSPDLFATAVVGTIPRQLWAMGLCRGDVDGTACFNCLTQAFRDLPNHCSYNKDATMYYDPCMLHYSNNQLIPDDDSGDFYTINSTAAVNSDPVGFNRLVAALVNATADYAAHKSTRRFATGETTAGSVSEEFPKLYSLAQCTPDMKAARCRECLAALISQSLDAFQNLTLGRVLWINCTYRYEAAPFFNGPAMVQIAVPSSSVPVPAPAPTLAPAIQPSYGTPAAVAGVAGGRKYNLPGVVVAVVLTTVTALNLVVCLCFWRRRRRRRGPTAQAKQPYPTYSVEAEDTEMVDSMMIDVATLRAATGDFDESNKLGEGGFGAVYKGVLPDGDEIAVKRLWQCSTQGLDELKNELALVAKLKHKNLVRLVGICLEQQERLLVYEFLPNRSLDLILFDAEKREQLSWEQRYRIINGIARGLQYLHEDSQLRVVHRDLKASNVLLDANMNPKISDFGLARIFGRDQTQAVTDRVVGTHGYMAPEYMMRGNYSTKSDAFSFGVMVMEIITGRKNGCCNSGMSDDLLTTVWEHWDAGTAMETVDPFMAAAGIFSEVDVLRCIHVGLLCVQPDPAARPVMSSVLVMLGCDTITLQAPSKPMLFLPRNTAGNTTLSTVSLQG; this is translated from the exons ATGGCGCACCATCTTATGACCCTGGCCGCCATTGTCGCAGCGGTCGTGCTGCTCCTGCCCTGCGCCACGGGTTATCCATGGGCCTTCTGCGGCGAGAACAATAACTTCAAGGCCAACAGCTCCTATCAGTCCCATCTCAGCCTCGTCGCCGCCACCTTGCCCAAGAACGCCTCCACGTCCCCGGACCTCTTCGCTACCGCTGTCGTCGGCACCATCCCGCGGCAGCTCTGGGCTATGGGGCTCTGCCGCGGCGACGTCGACGGCACGGCCTGCTTCAACTGCCTCACCCAGGCCTTCCGAGACCTACCGAACCACTGCTCGTACAACAAGGACGCCACCATGTACTACGACCCCTGCATGCTACACTACTCCAACAACCAGTTAATCCCCGACGACGACTCGGGAGATTTTTACACCATCAACTCCACAGCAGCTGTCAACTCGGATCCAGTGGGGTTCAACCGTCTCGTGGCCGCGCTCGTGAACGCCACCGCCGACTACGCCGCGCACAAGTCCACGCGGCGGTTCGCCACGGGCGAGACAACGGCCGGCTCCGTCTCGGAGGAGTTCCCCAAGCTGTACAGCCTAGCGCAGTGCACGCCCGACATGAAGGCGGCGCGGTGCCGAGAGTGCCTTGCGGCGCTCATATCGCAGTCGCTGGACGCGTTCCAGAACCTTACCCTAGGCCGGGTGCTTTGGATCAACTGCACCTACCGCTACGAGGCCGCGCCCTTCTTCAATGGACCGGCCATGGTGCAGATAGCAGTGCCGAGCTCATCTGTACCcgtgccggcgccggcgccgacgTTAGCGCCAGCTATCCAGCCATCTTATGGGACGCCGGCGGCGGTGGCCGGAGTAG CAGGGGGGAGGAAGTACAATTTGCCGGGCGTGGTTGTTGCAGTCGTGCTGACTACAGTAACAGCCTTGAACCTCGTAGTTTGCCTCTGTTtctggaggcggcggcggcggcggcgtggacCAACAGCACAGGCGAAGCAGCCAT ATCCCACGTACTCCGTCGAAGCAGAGGACACAGAAATGGTGGACTCCATGATGATCGACGTCGCTACCCTACGAGCTGCAACGGGTGATTTTGACGAGAGCAACAAGCTCGGCGAAGGCGGTTTCGGTGCTGTGTACAAG GGCGTCCTCCCGGACGGCGACGAGATAGCTGTGAAACGGTTGTGGCAGTGCTCGACTCAGGGACTGGATGAGCTGAAGAACGAGCTCGCGCTGGTAGCCAAGCTGAAGCACAAAAACCTCGTCAGGCTCGTCGGCATCTGCTTGGagcagcaggagcggctgcttgtCTACGAGTTCCTCCCCAACCGTAGCCTAGACCTGATCCTTTTCG ATGCCGAGAAACGTGAGCAGCTTAGCTGGGAGCAGAGGTACAGGATCATAAACGGCATCGCCCGAGGCCTGCAGTACCTCCACGAGGACTCCCAGCTTCGAGTAGTCCACCGTGATCTCAAGGCCAGCAACGTCCTGCTAGACGCAAACATGAACCCCAAGATCTCGGACTTCGGCCTCGCGAGGATCTTCGGGCGGGACCAGACGCAGGCCGTCACGGACCGCGTCGTTGGCACCCA TGGATACATGGCGCCGGAGTACATGATGCGCGGGAACTACTCCACCAAATCGGATGCTTTTAGCTTCGGCGTCATGGTGATGGAGATCATCACGGGGAGGAAGAACGGCTGCTGCAACTCCGGGATGTCTGATGATCTCCTCACTACc GTATGGGAGCACTGGGATGCCGGGACGGCGATGGAGACGGTGGACCCGTTCATGGCGGCGGCCGGCATCTTTTCTGAAGTCGACGTGCTGAGATGCATTCACGTAGGGCTCCTCTGCGTGCAGCCAGACCCGGCGGCCCGGCCGGTTATGTCGTCGGTTCTCGTGATGCTCGGGTGCGATACCATCACTCTCCAGGCCCCGTCTAAGCCCATGTTGTTTCTTCCCAGGAATACCGCAGGCAACACCACCTTGTCGACGGTGTCGTTGCAGGGTTAG
- the LOC103633260 gene encoding uncharacterized protein: MEATMQDILDALTRMEARLTDALVGRCGEPYAREHTSPFDGCAPPSSIVNTQYRDEAILPPLVHDDAAKVASLDSGNDFGLQQTATVLASLGSDEMSSSTTLLAGSISDRYIPPFYDDDCYTMPQPFVDTLANPDDDLLQELDVLDEDAASANAADDDSGAVLVYAPLDSNIDSSGSPRYPCLPEGAVLFHRDPDEKVLIGGTELSGEVRRLRFSLPSPDQAMNPALVPNTDAEEEEVLTITPTKCLMRVLNRRTYSVPNLPEEKVQNLIRVGGDKLRFPDDRTMFPNSANAYTDDIGRLVLSHGSIHIALDIECGMTSWAAYLLSWDILAMSFALRDSHEARMQFTLVRGVPVMIGVLASKCFAYPTRALHMAHCFCCYSPLQLYDGLYLIEDDRVLHPRGYWILSGPPINWKKYWKGWERTKEDAANNCAHGYYTAGKGTVLVANNFGDDLFAGSNEIKQPWPPPLELACLDWNIMVFFVFRVSTTLFIDIDSAGFGTGLELWSSRASDKNKFMLEQLHRNKMSNRATHGCYACRRPIHLRGQDTICSGCNDGFIQESSEMGGVLNTYGLLEPDFEERRAKRIGMMDAISALIQQQMAEIGRDSLFDIHGRQGTCTEHRRRSTAIHTLIIGCIPSPAVGSSESSDVNIIMRGGSRVRAVHPNFSSLVVGSSLEALFEHLLLQNNRQATPPAPQSAIDSMSIGYNTTISVPQMHAVCLKLLEKNLQPGMRALDVGSGIGLAAGLVPSGLSAVSSGQGNFSVFVWDPGDSGLVTSSLSAVSSDQGNFSVFVWDPGDRGLVTYGLRVVSIARVTAIMSGTYARAAATTSSPKMRQTQFRWRAEERRDAFNNDANPQMKLILHRQRLGGKPRFKEWGMLGVAAMWGHCQGASRFLQL; the protein is encoded by the coding sequence ATGGAGGCCACGATGCAGGATATTCTAGACGCACTGACGCGCATGGAGGCACGCTTGACCGATGCGCTGGTGGGTCGCTGCGGCGAGCCGTACGCACGCGAGCACACTTCCCCCTTCGATGGATGCGCGCCTCCTTCTTCCATCGTCAACACACAGTACCGCGACGAGGCAATCCTTCCGCCTCTCGTCCACGACGACGCTGCGAAGGTGGCGTCCTTGGATTCGGGAAACGACTTTGGCCTGCAGCAGACCGCCACGGTGCTTGCGTCCCTGGGGTCCGACGAGATGTCTTCGTCGACCACGCTCCTCGCCGGCTCCATATCCGACCGCTACATTCCGCCGTTCTACGACGACGACTGCTACACCATGCCACAGCCGTTTGTCGATACTCTCGCCAACCCCGACGATGACCTCCTCCAGGAGCTCGACGTGTTGGACGAGGATGCCGCGAGCGCCAACGCGGCTGACGACGATTCAGGCGCTGTCCTCGTCTATGCGCCGCTCGACTCGAACATCGACAGCAGCGGATCACCGCGCTACCCGTGCCTCCCCGAGGGTGCGGTGTTGTTCCATCGGGACCCGGACGAGAAGGTCCTCATCGGCGGGACGGAGTTGTCCGGCGAAGTCCGCCGCCTCCGTTTCTCCTTGCCGTCACCAGACCAGGCGATGAACCCCGCGCTCGTCCCCAACACCGACGCAGAGGAGGAGGAGGTTCTCACCATCACGCCCACCAAGTGTTTGATGAGAGTCCTCAACCGGCGCACCTACTCCGTCCCCAACCTCCCGGAGGAAAAGGTGCAGAACTTGATCCGCGTCGGCGGCGACAAGCTCAGGTTTCCCGATGACAGGACCATGTTTCCCAACAGCGCCAACGCCTACACCGACGACATTGGCAGGCTTGTCCTGTCCCACGGCTCCATCCACATCGCGCTCGACATCGAATGCGGGATGACGAGCTGGGCCGCCTACCTGTTGTCATGGGACATCCTAGCCATGTCGTTCGCGCTGCGGGACTCTCACGAGGCGCGGATGCAGTTCACGCTGGTGCGCGGTGTGCCAGTCATGATTGGTGTGCTCGCGTCCAAATGCTTCGCCTACCCGACCCGTGCCTTACATATGGCGCACTGCTTCTGCTGCTACAGCCCTTTGCAACTCTACGATGGACTGTACTTGATCGAGGATGATCGTGTACTGCATCCCAGAGGGTACTGGATCCTGTCCGGCCCGCCAATCAACTGGAAGAAGTACTGGAAGGGGTGGGAGCGGACGAAGGAGGATGCAGCTAACAACTGTGCCCATGGCTACTACACTGCTGGAAAGGGAACTGTGCTGGTAGCTAACAATTTTGGTGATGACCTCTTTGCTGGCAGCAATGAGATCAAACAACCATGGCCTCCACCTCTGGAGTTAGCGTGCTTGGATTGGAACATCATGGTCTTCTTTGTGTTTCGTGTTTCCACGACCCTCTTCATCGACATTGACTCAGCTGGCTTTGGCACTGGTCTCGAGCTGTGGTCTAGCAGGGCCAGCGACAAAAACAAGTTCATGCTTGAACAACTGCATAGGAACAAGATGTCCAATAGGGCCACCCATGGGTGTTATGCCTGTCGACGGCCAATCCACCTTCGTGGACAGGATACCATTTGTTCCGGCTGCAATGATGGTTTTATCCAGGAAAGCAGTGAGATGGGTGGCGTACTGAACACTTATGGGCTCCTTGAACCAGACTTTGAAGAGCGTCGAGCCAAAAGAATTGGAATGATGGACGCCATATCTGCCCTTATCCAGCAACAGATGGCAGAAATAGGAAGAGATAGTTTGTTTGATATACATGGTCGACAAGGGACTTGTACTGAACATAGAAGGAGATCAACTGCTATTCATACTCTCATAATTGGGTGCATCCCTTCTCCTGCAGTTGGTAGTAGTGAATCTAGTGATGTCAATATTATCATGAGGGGAGGCTCTCGAGTTCGCGCTGTCCATCCAAATTTTAGTAGTCTAGTTGTTGGTTCAAGTCTGGAAGCTCTATTTGAGCATCTACTACTCCAAAACAATCGTCAAGCCACACCTCCTGCTCCACAGTCAGCTATTGACTCCATGTCGATTGGGTACAATACCACCATATCAGTGCCACAAATGCATGCAGTTTGCCTGAAGCTCCTCGAGAAGAATCTTCAGCCGGGAATGCGAGCTCTCGACGTTGGTTCAGGGATTGGTTTGGCCGCTGGCCTTGTTCCTTCTGGTCTGAGTGCTGTCAGCAGTGGCCAAGGTAATTTTTCAGTATTTGTTTGGGATCCTGGTGATAGCGGCTTGGTTACCTCTAGTCTGAGTGCCGTCAGCAGTGACCAAGGCAATTTTTCAGTCTTTGTTTGGGATCCTGGTGATCGTGGCTTGGTTACCTATGGTCTGAGAGTTGTCAGTATTGCAAGAGTTACTGCTATTATGTCAGGCACATATGCAAGAGCTGCTGCTACAACTTCCTCTCCGAAGATGCGCCAGACCCAGTTCAGATGGCGGGCCGAAGAGAGGCGTGATGCATTCAACAATGATGCTAATCCACAGATGAAGTTGATTCTACACCGTCAGCGTCTTGGGGGCAAGCCGCGTTTCAAGGAGTGGGGAATGTTAGGAGTGGCTGCCATGTGGGGCCATTGCCAGGGGGCAAGTAGATTTCTACAGCTATAA